A window of Bombina bombina isolate aBomBom1 chromosome 5, aBomBom1.pri, whole genome shotgun sequence genomic DNA:
CAAATCGTAGACATAAATATGGAAATCGTCATCAAATTTTAAGCAATAAACAGAGGGTTTGGCTTTCACTTGGTGTATTACCATGCCAGTCCTTTTTGAGCCATCTTCTTTGGCATACTCCACTTGCTTTCCTACAAGGCTGTCCACAACTTCTCCTGTTCTCTTTCTGCTGGAGGGGAATCATTAGAGTCTGGCATGATGCGGAGATCTCCTTCTTCGTAGTCATCTAATAGCTGATACATATATAAAACTGGGTCCTTCTCGTAGGTTATATAAAACCATGTGTTCATTATGGGAGCTCTTGCTAAGACCATTCCTCTACACTCATCCTTAGAACCATCTTCTGTTTCAAACATGTGTTCAACAGCTTTACCAATCATTGTGTCTTCCAAGTGAGCATCACTAATTCGAGATGAAGCAACTCTATCTGGAAGAACTTCAAGAGCAGACACTCGCTCGTCCTTGTGGAGTACTAGTCCATAGACACAATCAAATCCATCATATTTAATAAGATAAAGGGATGGGTTGACTGGCACTTGATTAAATTCAGTTCCTTTCCATTGTGTTATTGGGCCACTACCTTCTTTCCAACCATGCTGTATTCTGCAACCTACAATATTCCTCTGGGGCTGGGAAATTGGTTTGCTTGGACCAACATTATTTTGATGCTTTTTGTGAGAAGTCCTTTTTTTCATCATACTGGCAGACACACCTGCATGTGCTGCATCACCTCTGGCTCTCTGACCTGCTGCCTTTCCGAATGGGGTCTTCATTCATCTGTGTATAAAAGGGCAGCAAAGCTGCCAAACTAGGGTAAAAATCCTATTCCTCCAATTTCCCTTTTTTGTTACAGTCTATACAAAGAAACTGTGTCCTTTTAGTCCACCATCCAAGCAAGATTTCTGTGTTTCAATCCACAGCAAGTGGTTCCGATGTCAGGCTACTCCAACCTGAAGAGTGCTGAATAGACGTAACATTCAGGTTACTACACAGTTCCTCCATTCCTTGTGATTTGTTGTAGTACTCTGTctcaatgatatttttttttttttagtgtcctaACCTCCTCCCTTTTTTCTGCCTGCCTTATCTGTCATAGGTTTTGTCGGCAGCACTAACAGCAACTCCCGCCTCAAGCTCTCCTGCTGAACTTCCAGACCCGGCCCATACCCTCACATTCCAGTTCCTCGTTTTCCTTCGTCTTTGGAACCCCTCCCCCCACTACATTTCCTCTGCCagatccatatgtcctctttcatgctgctggttttgtggagggtcctggagcctctgctaaaaaggcctaaggataaagaagtgtact
This region includes:
- the LOC128661426 gene encoding spindlin-Z-like, producing MKTPFGKAAGQRARGDAAHAGVSASMMKKRTSHKKHQNNVGPSKPISQPQRNIVGCRIQHGWKEGSGPITQWKGTEFNQVPVNPSLYLIKYDGFDCVYGLVLHKDERVSALEVLPDRVASSRISDAHLEDTMIGKAVEHMFETEDGSKDECRGMVLARAPIMNTWFYITYEKDPVLYMYQLLDDYEEGDLRIMPDSNDSPPAEREQEKLWTAL